A genomic region of Corallococcus exiguus contains the following coding sequences:
- a CDS encoding exonuclease/endonuclease/phosphatase family protein, producing the protein MQRVPLLLALASLIPTGALAAPHVTKLLPQDAGVHCSPSTPCIQPTADGMVSALEYADGKKFPLQDYVNGGPNGDLFLSVSDNASYTADECNVGKPQNPCHVQSLFIGMRLPKPRNASGNFVGLEGTVSVWLDAKRGETLQLASGAHVPRDEDRRITLSYSTVKGFATTVQSKGNLSGTDGWSALATPTEAWATSVVVSSPSSDPAHVHIEFEIKLAPGFPVGGASEPLLATVRKLGLGIEHIPVPTTSAQTVGGGRFPNRAGLSSGGTLTGNWETLEFASPTPIPLSFTMWNVGQMPDVTAWVEDGGSGEIDTVAQRIFRKEVACISEIWMAHERGELIEKVNALRAAALLPPMQAVTELNDNILQPSLFSTGLVLLSSRQILDGGVHHFPVGMCTGSDCAQAKGVLWARIATPAATAPVFVDEHDTPTLAKGTDYAEFVDVFCTHVNAGENTAGPDTTARENQFSNIKAYVQQVRQGGPLTDTVFPFDVHDTFPQGTWPSGLDRPAFLLGDLNTVGPKGVQTNVAFNQYADMVGPGLLDISTLSAFDMANTQFSEMRDLARVVSGPNSMAGGTWLSSVCTDNVVNELDAKKRLDYVLVFPAQDTLDFPAFALLNGTTASVNPHFDPTSGSEDSEGNLVQQCLSDHAMVDVTVQLARVKDVVKYNPMKKHRVEYAVKQVTDLETASGCCADWFSPRVLMIANGFTKLNTFLNINEGQTIYPNWRVHTGADSLLPDLPVGFSGAVNMTSAIWESDSGPNDHYDSTPESSAILEADDKDAHLTFFANSGVLRRVKGELTAIDWLAGVELLGSFMDGYENGITVETEGHDTATGDNARVRHYFNVKEMESP; encoded by the coding sequence ATGCAACGCGTTCCACTCTTGTTGGCCCTCGCCAGCCTCATCCCCACGGGGGCGCTGGCGGCGCCTCACGTCACGAAGCTTCTCCCGCAGGACGCGGGGGTCCACTGCAGCCCCTCGACTCCGTGCATCCAGCCCACGGCGGATGGCATGGTTTCCGCCCTGGAGTACGCCGACGGCAAGAAGTTCCCGCTGCAGGACTACGTGAACGGAGGGCCCAACGGAGACCTGTTCCTCTCCGTCTCCGACAACGCCAGCTACACCGCGGACGAGTGCAACGTGGGGAAGCCCCAGAATCCCTGCCACGTGCAATCCCTGTTCATTGGCATGCGCCTGCCCAAGCCCAGGAATGCCAGCGGGAACTTCGTGGGCCTGGAGGGCACCGTCAGCGTCTGGCTCGATGCGAAGCGCGGCGAAACCCTCCAGCTGGCCTCCGGCGCGCACGTGCCTCGTGACGAGGACCGGCGCATCACGTTGAGCTACTCCACCGTCAAGGGCTTCGCGACCACCGTCCAGAGCAAGGGCAACCTCAGCGGCACGGATGGCTGGAGCGCGCTCGCGACCCCCACCGAGGCCTGGGCCACCTCCGTGGTGGTGTCGAGCCCGTCCTCGGACCCGGCCCACGTCCACATCGAGTTCGAGATCAAGCTGGCGCCGGGCTTCCCTGTCGGAGGCGCGAGCGAGCCGCTCCTGGCCACGGTGCGCAAGCTGGGACTCGGCATCGAACACATTCCCGTCCCGACGACCTCCGCGCAGACGGTGGGTGGCGGCCGGTTCCCCAACCGCGCGGGCCTGTCGTCCGGCGGCACCCTGACGGGCAACTGGGAAACGCTCGAGTTCGCGAGCCCGACACCGATTCCGCTCAGCTTCACCATGTGGAACGTGGGGCAGATGCCGGACGTGACCGCCTGGGTCGAGGATGGCGGCTCGGGGGAAATCGATACCGTCGCCCAGCGCATCTTCCGCAAGGAGGTCGCCTGCATCTCAGAAATCTGGATGGCGCATGAGCGCGGCGAGCTCATCGAGAAGGTCAACGCGCTGCGCGCGGCCGCGCTGCTGCCGCCCATGCAGGCCGTCACCGAGCTGAATGACAACATCCTCCAGCCGTCCCTGTTCAGCACGGGACTGGTGTTGCTGTCCTCGCGGCAGATCCTCGATGGCGGGGTGCACCACTTCCCCGTCGGCATGTGCACTGGCAGCGATTGTGCACAGGCCAAGGGCGTGCTCTGGGCGCGCATCGCCACGCCCGCCGCGACCGCCCCTGTCTTCGTCGATGAACACGACACCCCCACGCTCGCCAAGGGGACCGACTACGCCGAGTTCGTCGACGTGTTCTGCACCCACGTCAACGCGGGTGAAAACACGGCGGGGCCCGACACCACCGCGCGCGAGAACCAGTTCTCCAACATCAAGGCCTACGTCCAGCAGGTGCGCCAGGGCGGACCCCTGACCGACACGGTCTTTCCCTTTGACGTCCATGACACCTTTCCCCAGGGCACCTGGCCGAGCGGCCTGGACCGCCCCGCCTTCCTGCTGGGGGACCTGAACACCGTCGGGCCCAAGGGCGTGCAGACCAACGTCGCCTTCAACCAGTACGCCGACATGGTGGGCCCTGGCCTCCTGGACATCAGCACGCTGAGCGCGTTCGACATGGCCAACACCCAGTTCTCCGAGATGCGGGACCTGGCCCGGGTGGTCTCCGGTCCGAACTCGATGGCGGGCGGGACGTGGCTGTCCAGCGTCTGCACCGACAACGTGGTGAACGAGCTGGATGCCAAGAAGCGCCTCGACTACGTCCTGGTGTTCCCGGCCCAGGACACCTTGGACTTCCCCGCGTTCGCGTTGCTCAACGGCACCACGGCGAGCGTCAACCCCCACTTCGATCCCACCTCCGGCAGCGAGGACTCCGAGGGAAACCTCGTCCAGCAATGCCTGTCGGATCACGCCATGGTGGATGTCACCGTGCAGCTGGCGCGGGTGAAGGACGTCGTGAAGTACAACCCGATGAAGAAACACCGGGTCGAGTACGCCGTGAAGCAGGTCACCGACCTGGAGACCGCGAGCGGCTGCTGCGCGGACTGGTTCTCTCCGCGCGTGCTCATGATCGCCAATGGCTTCACGAAGCTGAATACCTTCCTGAACATCAACGAGGGCCAGACCATCTACCCGAACTGGCGAGTGCACACGGGCGCCGACAGCCTCCTCCCGGACCTGCCGGTCGGTTTCTCGGGGGCGGTGAACATGACGTCGGCCATCTGGGAGTCGGACTCCGGCCCGAACGACCACTACGACTCCACGCCTGAGAGCAGCGCCATCCTGGAGGCGGACGACAAGGACGCGCACCTCACCTTCTTCGCGAACAGCGGCGTGCTCCGCCGGGTGAAGGGCGAGTTGACGGCCATTGACTGGCTCGCCGGGGTGGAACTCCTGGGGAGCTTCATGGACGGCTACGAGAACGGCATCACCGTGGAGACCGAAGGACACGACACGGCCACGGGCGACAACGCCCGCGTGCGGCACTACTTCAACGTGAAGGAAATGGAATCGCCATGA
- a CDS encoding M23 family metallopeptidase, giving the protein MMKLRTLLLLLPSLLWGQLALAQAPAVTTYYEPMEGGAIRYLTMASPSLGGSGPSHQVSLALALRNNEATSVTLTQILIDFPGTTLLTGMSTSLVVPANAVRNWSFSAAQNIILPNPAPNSIRMRLFFTGYATPVTETFTLAAYQAPTPSGSNRFWGRVGDLRPHEYWQGMGAVHGASVQGCQLFAYDVGVYGWTGSGWSDVLPGTDGSQNEHYRQWGKPIYAVTGGTVTDFVNTDATNFPVGSVNPASHGGGNSFTIDNGTYLVGYAHMQAGTLNPSLLTVGAEVHEGDFLGLLGNSGSSSKPHLHIGAIKSDASSTLWSPQCGGPLRPVPLNSAYAIDQAVLTPWFGLEQLAPWSPMNGVGIPSGAAPNHINSLLWPAASAPVVLSNSVVNDFALGSNGQLWTVGSSTGAVLTTHDRLSVPYNTGVYLDVNPGGSAKAIAVTATIPYLIGMNDFVYRGTSSGWIQTSQTAKRLTVDESTGKVWVIGLDDKVYSFNPTTLVWSAQTPTASTGKDIAVAQGIPYLIGMDDRVWKHNGSSFVQLPATTTLKRLAVDGATGKLWGIGANDGLWFSTNGSTWAEHPGGIRAYDLTLFQGTPYVRGLDNGVWKKEAFGSSRVNVVQP; this is encoded by the coding sequence ATGATGAAGCTCCGCACCCTGCTGCTGTTGTTGCCCAGTCTCCTGTGGGGACAGCTCGCGCTCGCCCAGGCACCGGCTGTCACGACCTATTACGAACCCATGGAGGGAGGCGCCATCCGCTATCTCACCATGGCGTCCCCTTCCCTCGGCGGGTCGGGCCCCAGCCACCAGGTGTCGCTCGCGCTGGCGTTGCGCAACAACGAGGCGACGTCTGTCACGTTGACCCAGATCCTGATCGACTTTCCCGGCACGACGCTGCTGACGGGCATGTCCACCAGCCTCGTCGTGCCCGCGAACGCGGTCCGCAACTGGTCGTTCAGCGCCGCCCAGAACATCATCCTGCCGAACCCGGCGCCGAACAGCATCCGCATGCGGCTCTTCTTCACGGGCTATGCGACCCCGGTGACGGAGACGTTCACGCTCGCCGCCTACCAGGCGCCCACGCCGTCCGGCAGCAACCGCTTCTGGGGCCGTGTGGGCGACCTGCGCCCCCACGAATACTGGCAGGGCATGGGCGCGGTGCACGGCGCGAGCGTCCAGGGCTGCCAGCTCTTCGCCTATGACGTGGGTGTCTATGGTTGGACGGGCTCCGGCTGGTCCGACGTGCTTCCGGGCACCGACGGTTCGCAGAACGAGCACTACCGGCAGTGGGGCAAGCCCATCTACGCGGTCACCGGGGGCACGGTGACGGACTTCGTCAACACCGACGCGACCAACTTCCCGGTGGGCTCCGTCAACCCGGCGTCGCACGGCGGCGGCAACAGCTTCACCATCGACAACGGCACGTATCTGGTCGGGTACGCCCACATGCAGGCCGGCACGCTCAACCCCAGCCTGCTGACCGTGGGCGCGGAGGTCCATGAGGGCGACTTCCTGGGCCTGCTGGGCAACTCGGGCAGCTCCTCGAAGCCGCACCTCCACATCGGGGCGATCAAGTCGGACGCGTCGTCGACGCTGTGGTCCCCCCAGTGCGGAGGCCCACTGCGCCCCGTCCCGCTCAACAGCGCGTACGCCATCGACCAGGCGGTGCTGACCCCCTGGTTCGGGTTGGAGCAGCTCGCGCCCTGGTCCCCGATGAACGGCGTGGGCATTCCCAGCGGAGCGGCGCCCAATCACATCAACTCGCTCCTCTGGCCCGCGGCGAGCGCGCCGGTGGTGCTGAGCAACTCCGTGGTCAACGACTTCGCGCTGGGCTCCAATGGCCAGCTGTGGACCGTGGGCAGCAGCACGGGCGCGGTCCTCACCACCCACGACCGCCTGAGTGTCCCCTACAACACCGGTGTCTACCTGGACGTGAACCCGGGCGGCAGCGCGAAGGCCATCGCCGTCACCGCCACGATTCCGTATCTGATTGGGATGAACGACTTCGTCTACCGTGGCACCAGTTCGGGGTGGATCCAGACGTCGCAGACGGCCAAGCGCCTCACGGTGGATGAGTCCACCGGCAAGGTCTGGGTCATTGGCCTGGACGACAAGGTCTACTCCTTCAACCCCACCACCCTCGTGTGGAGCGCGCAGACGCCGACTGCTTCGACGGGCAAGGACATCGCGGTCGCGCAGGGCATCCCCTACCTCATCGGCATGGATGACCGCGTCTGGAAGCACAACGGCTCCTCGTTCGTGCAGCTGCCCGCCACCACGACGCTGAAGCGGCTGGCGGTGGACGGCGCCACCGGCAAGCTGTGGGGCATCGGGGCCAATGACGGCCTCTGGTTCTCCACGAACGGCAGCACCTGGGCCGAGCACCCGGGCGGCATCCGCGCTTATGACCTCACCCTGTTCCAGGGCACCCCGTACGTGCGCGGCCTGGACAACGGCGTCTGGAAGAAGGAGGCCTTCGGCTCCTCCCGCGTCAACGTCGTCCAGCCCTGA
- a CDS encoding LysR family transcriptional regulator yields the protein MQADVRELTVFLEIARHLNFRRAAGALGVTPSALSHSLRGLEEKLGLRLVHRTTRSVALTAAGERLAERLRPAFRDIDDALDDLNTFREAPVGKLRISAARVAIRLALLPVLRPFLEEHPGIEVELVDGAAFVDIVKEGFDAGVRFHERVAADMVAIPLGPRLRSALVATPAYFAKHPPPKTPGDLAAHDCIQFRFSNGSRYAWELERDGKALEVETRGSLALSDQVEILEAALAGLGLAYVFESQVESLLRQRRLVRVLEDWCPSYPGFFLYYPSRRHLPPVLKAFVDFVRART from the coding sequence ATGCAGGCCGACGTCCGTGAGCTGACGGTGTTCCTGGAGATCGCCCGGCATCTGAACTTCCGCCGAGCGGCGGGGGCCCTGGGGGTGACGCCCTCCGCGCTGAGCCACAGCTTGAGGGGGCTGGAGGAGAAGCTGGGCCTGCGGCTGGTGCACCGCACCACCCGGAGCGTGGCGCTCACCGCGGCGGGCGAGCGGCTCGCCGAGAGACTGCGACCGGCGTTCCGGGACATCGACGACGCGCTCGATGACCTGAACACGTTCCGTGAGGCCCCCGTGGGAAAGCTGCGCATCAGTGCGGCCCGGGTGGCGATCCGGTTGGCCCTGCTGCCGGTGCTGCGCCCGTTCCTGGAGGAACATCCCGGCATCGAGGTGGAGCTCGTCGACGGCGCCGCGTTCGTGGACATCGTGAAGGAGGGGTTCGACGCGGGCGTGCGCTTCCACGAGCGCGTGGCCGCGGACATGGTGGCGATTCCGCTGGGCCCCCGGCTGCGTTCGGCCCTCGTCGCCACGCCCGCGTACTTCGCGAAGCATCCTCCGCCGAAGACGCCCGGGGACCTGGCCGCGCATGACTGCATCCAGTTCCGGTTCTCCAATGGCTCACGCTACGCGTGGGAGCTGGAGCGAGACGGCAAGGCCCTGGAGGTGGAGACGCGAGGCTCCCTGGCGCTCAGCGACCAGGTGGAGATCCTCGAAGCCGCGCTCGCGGGACTGGGGCTGGCCTACGTCTTCGAGTCGCAGGTGGAGTCACTGCTCCGGCAGCGGCGGCTGGTTCGCGTGCTGGAGGACTGGTGCCCGTCCTACCCTGGCTTCTTCCTCTACTACCCGAGCCGCAGGCACCTGCCCCCCGTGCTCAAGGCCTTCGTGGACTTCGTGCGGGCCCGGACATGA
- a CDS encoding oxidoreductase, with protein sequence MKTWLITGASRGFGVLIAQAALDAGDRVIATARNPQSIPLAAHPRLVVAKLDVTDEAEAQRVVAEAGRIDVLVNNAGFGLLGGVEESSAAEIEKLYRTNVFGLLAVTRAVLPVMRQQRSGHVINLSSIGGYRSSAGWGVYCSTKFAVEGLSEALHDELAPLGIHVTVVEPGYFRTDFLDAASLTRAERIIPDYVQTSGAMRSRAVELNHQQPGDPAKLATAMMELVKLEQPPLRLALGSDTVKALEEKNAFVARELAAHRALSLSTDFT encoded by the coding sequence ATGAAGACCTGGCTCATCACTGGCGCATCCCGTGGTTTCGGAGTCCTCATCGCCCAGGCGGCGCTCGACGCGGGAGACCGTGTCATCGCCACCGCGCGCAATCCCCAGAGCATTCCCCTGGCGGCCCACCCGAGGCTGGTGGTCGCGAAGCTGGACGTCACCGACGAGGCCGAGGCCCAGCGCGTCGTGGCCGAGGCGGGCCGCATCGACGTGCTCGTGAACAACGCGGGCTTCGGCCTGCTCGGCGGCGTGGAGGAGTCGAGCGCCGCCGAAATCGAGAAGCTCTACCGCACCAACGTCTTCGGCCTGCTCGCTGTCACCCGCGCGGTGCTTCCCGTCATGCGGCAGCAGCGCTCCGGACACGTCATCAACCTGTCCTCCATTGGCGGATACCGCTCGTCCGCGGGCTGGGGCGTGTACTGCTCCACGAAGTTCGCCGTGGAGGGCCTGAGCGAGGCGCTCCACGATGAACTGGCCCCGCTGGGCATCCATGTCACGGTGGTGGAGCCCGGCTACTTCCGCACCGACTTCCTGGACGCGGCGTCACTCACCCGGGCGGAGCGGATCATCCCCGACTACGTGCAGACGTCCGGCGCGATGCGGTCTCGCGCGGTCGAGCTCAACCACCAGCAGCCGGGCGACCCGGCAAAGCTCGCGACCGCGATGATGGAACTGGTGAAGCTGGAGCAGCCTCCGCTGCGGCTGGCCCTGGGCAGCGACACGGTGAAGGCCCTGGAGGAGAAGAACGCCTTCGTGGCCCGCGAGCTGGCGGCCCACCGCGCCCTCTCGCTCTCCACGGATTTCACCTGA
- a CDS encoding LVIVD repeat-containing protein, whose translation MTTPLRTLLTLLVLQLLAGCEDTPPRPSFDAGPPDAGPFAWDGTYTELEEHGDWVDRGPFAPCGFDSRDASSSACEELSRFDVSNCAPAALARLPQEGIYLANTRDERRLEDGGTLISTGPVGFQLRSDGGPSTLFDEPLRFRDTQDGRVSLIGTNTRLSLTMTLVGCQTPAPDVLTGCFASCRRGKVSQHGTFEAHRVATWAGEPESSGGLTLLSERHVAQGQPVDVYVTLDHAYVVSLPYQGREGGLTVFDVRDPKNPILTASISLPGDNFWNGVWAWGNALYVASSSRGVLVYDLSSPALPVFVRSLPTGAFGAHTVLVDGGRLYAMVPNTGTYVYDVSQPLAPVLRALITIPGDFDSGGPHDAFVYEHRLYISNAFGGYGVMEVTDLDDVRYLGLYPRPDFGFAHHSAVGTFANRTLAFEGGEFHSSHLRVLDVTDPARIVKLGEFRMRPVTSIHNLILRGTRLYVAWYHEGLRVLDVSNPTQPKQVAHYNTFRESDPSRGDSLFEGVYGVRVPGDGHVYVVDSSRGLLIFNEL comes from the coding sequence ATGACAACCCCTCTCCGAACGCTGTTGACCCTCCTGGTGCTCCAGCTCCTTGCCGGCTGCGAGGACACGCCCCCGCGCCCATCCTTCGACGCGGGGCCTCCGGACGCCGGCCCTTTTGCCTGGGACGGCACGTACACCGAACTGGAGGAGCACGGAGACTGGGTGGACCGGGGCCCCTTCGCGCCGTGCGGCTTCGATTCGCGGGACGCGTCCAGCAGCGCCTGCGAGGAGCTGTCCCGCTTCGATGTCTCGAATTGCGCCCCGGCGGCGCTCGCCAGGCTTCCCCAGGAGGGCATCTATCTGGCCAACACCCGGGATGAGCGACGCCTGGAGGACGGGGGCACCCTCATCAGCACCGGCCCTGTCGGCTTCCAGCTCCGGAGTGACGGAGGCCCGAGCACGTTGTTCGACGAGCCGCTCCGCTTCCGGGACACGCAGGACGGGCGCGTCTCCCTCATCGGGACCAACACGCGCCTGAGCCTCACCATGACCCTGGTGGGCTGTCAGACGCCCGCGCCGGACGTCCTCACCGGCTGCTTCGCCTCCTGTCGCCGGGGGAAGGTGTCGCAGCATGGCACCTTCGAGGCCCACCGCGTCGCCACCTGGGCGGGCGAGCCCGAGTCCTCCGGAGGGCTGACGCTGCTCTCGGAACGTCATGTCGCGCAGGGGCAGCCCGTGGATGTCTATGTCACCCTGGACCACGCCTACGTCGTCTCACTGCCCTACCAGGGCCGCGAGGGCGGGCTCACCGTCTTCGACGTGCGCGACCCGAAGAATCCCATCCTCACGGCCTCCATCAGCCTGCCCGGGGACAACTTCTGGAATGGCGTCTGGGCCTGGGGAAATGCCCTCTACGTGGCCAGCAGCAGCAGGGGCGTCCTTGTCTACGACCTCTCCAGTCCCGCGCTGCCTGTCTTTGTGCGAAGCCTGCCGACGGGAGCCTTTGGCGCCCACACGGTGCTCGTCGACGGCGGGCGGCTCTACGCCATGGTCCCCAACACCGGCACCTACGTCTACGACGTGTCCCAGCCGCTGGCTCCCGTGCTGCGAGCGCTCATCACCATCCCCGGGGACTTCGACTCCGGGGGGCCGCATGACGCGTTCGTGTATGAGCACCGCCTGTACATCAGCAACGCCTTTGGCGGCTACGGCGTGATGGAGGTCACCGACCTGGATGACGTGCGCTACCTGGGCCTGTATCCGCGCCCGGATTTCGGCTTCGCGCACCACAGCGCGGTGGGGACCTTCGCCAACCGCACCCTCGCCTTCGAAGGGGGAGAGTTCCACAGCTCCCACCTGCGCGTGCTCGACGTCACCGACCCGGCCCGCATCGTGAAGCTGGGCGAGTTCCGGATGCGGCCCGTCACGTCCATCCACAACCTCATCCTGCGCGGGACCCGGCTCTACGTGGCCTGGTACCACGAGGGCCTGCGGGTGCTGGACGTGTCCAATCCCACGCAGCCCAAGCAGGTGGCGCATTACAACACCTTCCGCGAGAGCGACCCCTCCCGGGGCGACAGCCTCTTCGAGGGCGTCTACGGCGTCCGCGTCCCTGGCGACGGCCACGTGTACGTCGTGGACTCGTCGCGGGGACTGCTCATCTTCAACGAACTGTGA
- a CDS encoding putative quinol monooxygenase, giving the protein MYAFLNPYRIAFLALATSLVGWGCASSSKSTTGESMTTTQSQKAEDVHVGLLVRLEAKPGKEGDVQKFLEGGLPLVHEEPATAQWFALRFGPTSFGIFDTFADDVGRKAHLGGKVAAALMAQAPELLSTAPSIQSVELLAVKAPGTPEVTDSKALVVILEAKPGKEGDVRKFLEGGLPIVRDEPATLHWYAIRLSPTTFGIVDTFPDEAGRQAHLGGKVAAALMAQAPELLAKPPVIEQVDVLAVKR; this is encoded by the coding sequence ATGTATGCCTTTCTGAATCCGTACCGAATAGCCTTCCTCGCGCTGGCCACCTCCCTGGTGGGATGGGGCTGCGCGTCTTCCTCCAAGAGCACGACGGGTGAGTCCATGACGACGACGCAATCGCAGAAGGCAGAGGATGTGCACGTGGGCCTGCTGGTGCGCCTGGAGGCGAAGCCGGGCAAGGAAGGCGACGTGCAGAAGTTCCTGGAGGGGGGCCTGCCCTTGGTCCACGAGGAACCGGCGACGGCGCAGTGGTTCGCGCTGCGCTTCGGTCCGACCTCGTTCGGCATCTTCGACACCTTCGCCGACGATGTGGGCCGCAAGGCGCACCTGGGCGGCAAGGTGGCGGCGGCGCTGATGGCGCAGGCGCCGGAGCTCCTGTCCACGGCCCCGTCCATCCAATCCGTGGAGCTGCTCGCCGTCAAGGCGCCGGGCACTCCGGAGGTGACCGACTCGAAGGCGCTGGTCGTCATACTGGAGGCGAAGCCGGGCAAGGAAGGCGACGTGCGGAAGTTCCTGGAAGGCGGGCTGCCCATCGTGCGCGACGAGCCGGCCACTCTGCACTGGTACGCGATTCGCCTGTCGCCGACCACGTTCGGCATCGTGGACACGTTCCCTGACGAGGCGGGCCGTCAGGCGCACCTGGGCGGCAAGGTGGCCGCGGCGCTGATGGCGCAGGCGCCGGAGCTGCTCGCGAAGCCGCCAGTCATCGAGCAGGTGGACGTGCTCGCCGTGAAGCGCTGA
- a CDS encoding LysR family transcriptional regulator yields MEMHQVRYFLAVSETHSFTRAAERCHVSQPTLTAAIKKLEAELGGLLLLRDRSGAKLTPLGRLVLPRLQRIDDESRSVALIAENHRRLKQVPLRIGVLCTIGPARLSGYLAAFRAVAPGVEVELQVGTRDKVLRQLEEAEVDLVITHAAAPTPDWCVVTPVYDERYLVVLPPGHRLAAQDTVRLAELSDEPYIDRLSCEMREQVGALCTSRKVELYASYRTEREEWVQSLVAAGVGFAFMPEHSLMPGATTARPLVEPSLQRTVSLLRSGDRTAPPAAKLFWRTLLESAGRPRPGA; encoded by the coding sequence ATGGAGATGCATCAGGTCCGGTACTTCCTGGCGGTGTCGGAGACGCACAGCTTCACGCGTGCCGCGGAGCGCTGCCACGTGTCGCAGCCCACGCTGACCGCCGCCATCAAGAAGCTGGAGGCGGAGCTGGGCGGACTGCTGCTCCTGCGAGACCGGAGTGGCGCGAAGCTCACGCCCCTGGGCCGGTTGGTGTTGCCCCGGCTCCAGCGCATCGACGATGAGAGCCGGAGCGTGGCGCTCATCGCGGAGAACCACCGCCGCCTGAAGCAGGTGCCCCTGCGCATCGGGGTGCTGTGCACCATCGGTCCCGCACGTCTGTCAGGCTACCTGGCGGCGTTCCGCGCCGTGGCGCCCGGAGTGGAGGTAGAACTTCAGGTCGGCACGCGCGACAAGGTGCTGCGGCAACTGGAGGAAGCGGAGGTGGACCTCGTCATCACCCACGCCGCGGCGCCCACGCCCGACTGGTGCGTCGTCACCCCAGTCTATGATGAGCGCTACCTGGTCGTGCTTCCCCCCGGACATCGCCTGGCGGCGCAGGACACCGTGCGGCTGGCGGAATTGTCCGACGAGCCCTACATCGACCGGCTCTCCTGCGAGATGCGCGAACAGGTCGGGGCGCTGTGCACGTCTCGAAAGGTGGAGCTGTACGCCAGCTACCGCACCGAACGTGAGGAATGGGTCCAGAGCCTGGTCGCCGCGGGCGTAGGCTTCGCCTTCATGCCCGAGCACTCGCTGATGCCGGGCGCCACCACCGCGCGGCCCCTCGTCGAACCGTCGCTCCAGCGCACCGTGTCCCTGCTGCGCTCGGGGGACCGCACCGCGCCACCGGCCGCGAAGCTCTTCTGGCGCACCCTCCTGGAGAGCGCGGGCCGGCCACGTCCCGGCGCCTGA
- a CDS encoding alpha/beta hydrolase: protein MAENSTNVRTKVALWGVRAAARSLGAVAPGVAAAWSERLFLTPQRPRRSRTAEAVLARGQPRVLRVEGEKVAVWSWGEGPRVLLVHGWSGYGGQLTAFVQPLVDAGFSVVTYDAPGHGASSGRTSSLPELAGMVAAVGQATGGPYAVVAHSFGAAATAVALRDGMKVERAVFISPPADPLAGIRAFADTVGLSESMWRRMAARIEERFDMRLADLALPAFAPGLDVPLRIFHDVGDREVPLKAGEAVARAWPGAKLTRTEGLGHFRILYAPEVLSPAVDFLAEGRPSNAWPGPELLASVASSRGTTARGVHGG from the coding sequence ATGGCGGAAAATAGCACGAACGTTCGGACGAAAGTGGCGCTGTGGGGTGTGAGGGCGGCGGCGCGGAGTCTGGGGGCGGTGGCGCCCGGGGTGGCGGCGGCGTGGTCGGAGCGGCTGTTCCTGACGCCCCAGCGGCCGCGGCGCTCGCGCACGGCGGAGGCGGTGCTCGCGCGGGGTCAGCCCCGGGTGTTGAGGGTGGAGGGCGAGAAGGTGGCGGTGTGGAGCTGGGGCGAGGGTCCCCGGGTGCTGCTGGTGCACGGTTGGAGCGGCTACGGCGGGCAGCTCACGGCCTTCGTGCAGCCCCTGGTGGACGCGGGTTTCTCGGTGGTGACGTACGACGCGCCGGGGCACGGGGCGTCCTCCGGGCGCACCAGCTCGTTGCCGGAGCTGGCGGGAATGGTGGCGGCGGTGGGGCAGGCGACGGGCGGGCCCTACGCGGTGGTGGCGCACTCGTTCGGCGCGGCGGCCACGGCGGTTGCGCTCCGGGACGGGATGAAGGTGGAGCGCGCGGTTTTCATCTCGCCGCCGGCGGATCCGCTGGCGGGCATCCGGGCCTTCGCGGACACGGTGGGCCTGTCGGAGTCCATGTGGCGGCGGATGGCGGCGCGAATCGAGGAGCGCTTCGACATGCGGCTGGCGGACCTGGCGCTGCCAGCCTTCGCGCCAGGGCTGGACGTGCCGCTGCGCATCTTCCACGACGTGGGGGACCGCGAGGTGCCGCTGAAGGCAGGCGAAGCGGTGGCGCGCGCGTGGCCGGGCGCGAAGCTCACGCGCACGGAAGGCCTGGGGCACTTCCGCATCCTCTATGCGCCGGAGGTGCTGTCGCCCGCGGTGGACTTCCTGGCGGAAGGACGGCCGAGCAATGCCTGGCCCGGGCCGGAGTTGCTGGCGTCAGTGGCGTCCTCGCGAGGGACGACAGCGCGCGGGGTGCACGGGGGCTGA